In a genomic window of Quercus lobata isolate SW786 chromosome 4, ValleyOak3.0 Primary Assembly, whole genome shotgun sequence:
- the LOC115983573 gene encoding WRKY transcription factor 22 yields MEEDWDLHAVVRGCVSTASRTNSSSTATTTTTTNPTNTTTTSSTSFMPNFHYSNNNNLYFSGGVGEQLGLGQGQLFSFSDPFEARRHVSEDLDLHELCKPFFPKSEPLSPQPSPLTSFSNSLSSFSESKPQILQQQQQQHQHQHQVLQQQQKQQTKQSQSGSASNPKSKRRKNLLKKVCHVPAEGLSSDIWAWRKYGQKPIKGSPYPRGYYRCSSSKGCLARKQVERNKTDPGMFIVTYTGEHNHPAPTHRNSLAGSTRQKPLTPQTVTAGDSNKTQKQYSSPETSFEEELVVPQTQTQSTTTDSKEEEEEEEEEEREDLVEEDDEEGDEFGISDMVLNDDFFMGLDGFEGPGTGDYFPDNFPASFAPMSNCSNWVANNAG; encoded by the exons ATGGAAGAAGATTGGGATCTACACGCTGTGGTCAGAGGCTGTGTCTCCACCGCTTCTCGCACTAACTCCTCctccaccgccaccaccacaaccactaCCAAccccaccaacaccaccaccaccagcagtACATCTTTTATGCCTAATTTTCATTAttccaataataataacttatactTTTCTGGTGGTGTTGGTGAACAACTTGGCTTAGGACAAGGCCAACTTTTCTCATTCTCAGATCCCTTTGAAGCAAGACGACATGTTTCTGAGGATTTGGATTTGCATGAGCTTTGCAAGCCTTTCTTCCCCAAATCTGAGCCTCTCTCTCCACAACCCTCCCCTCTCACATCCTTCTCTAATTCCCTTTCCTCTTTCAGTGAATCCAAACCCCAAatactacaacaacaacaacaacaacatcaacatcaacatcaagtactacaacaacaacaaaaacaacagacTAAACAGTCTCAATCTGGCTCTGCTTCCAACCCCAAGTCCAAAAGAAG GAAGAATCTCCTTAAGAAAGTTTGTCATGTACCAGCCGAGGGTCTCTCTTCAGACATATGGGCTTGGAGAAAATATGGCCAAAAACCCATCAAAGGATCCCCATATCCAAG GGGTTATTATAGATGTAGTAGTTCAAAAGGGTGTTTGGCCCGAAAACAAGTGGAGCGAAACAAAACCGACCCGGGAATGTTCATAGTGACATACACAGGAGAGCACAACCACCCAGCACCCACGCACCGAAACTCACTAGCTGGGTCCACGCGTCAGAAGCCCTTGACACCCCAAACCGTCACCGCTGGTGACTctaacaaaacccaaaagcAGTACTCTTCCCCAGAAACCTCGTTCGAGGAAGAGCTTGTTGTACCTCAGACTCAGACTCAGAGTACAACAACCGACagcaaagaagaagaggaagaagaagaagaagaagagagagaggatttgGTGGAGGAAGATGACGAAGAAGGAGACGAGTTTGGGATATCGGACATGGTTCTAAACGATGATTTCTTCATGGGTTTGGATGGGTTCGAAGGTCCGGGCACCGGAGATTACTTTCCCGACAACTTTCCGGCGAGCTTTGCTCCTATGTCTAACTGTAGTAACTGGGTGGCCAACAATGCTGGCTGA